GATGGCGGTGGTGAACACCAGGATCTCCAGTCCGGCGACCCGTCCCTTCTTGTCGATGCGTTTGAACAAGTTTTGAGCCACGACGCCTCGGAGCGCTTCGGAGAGAGTGGCTCTGATTTTGTTCTGCTGGTCGGCGGGAAACACGTCGATGATACGGTCAACGGTCTTGGCCGCGCTCTGAGTGTGCAGTGTTCCGAAGACCAAGTGGCCGGTGCTGGCCGCGGTGATGGCCAGTTCGATGGTCTCCAGGTCGCGCATTTCCCCCACCAGAATGATGTCGGGGTCTTCGCGCAAGGCGCCTTTGAGCGCGCTGGAAAATGATTTCGTGTGCAGGCCGACCTCGCGATGGTTCACCAGGGAGTTCTTGCTCTCATGGACGAACTCAATGGGGTCTTCGACGGTGAGGATATGATCCTTCCGGTTCTTATTCGCGTAGTCGACCATCGCAGCCAGAGTGGTCGATTTGCCGGAGCCGGTGGGGCCGGTGACGAGGACCAGGCCGCGATGGAGCATCGCGAACTTTTTGAGCACGGGGGGAAGCGGGGCATCGAACTTTTCAAAGTCCTCGAAGGAGAGGACTTTGCTTGGGATTTGTCGGAAGACAGCCCCGACGCCGTTCTTCTGGTTGTAAAAATTCGCGCGGAAGCGCGAGACGTTCGGGATTTCGTAGCCGAAGTCGACGTCGCCGGTTTCCTCGAATTGCTTGATTTTGAACTCAGGGGTGATTTCGTAGAGTAACCCCTTGAGCTGATCGCTCTCAAGCGGGGGATAATCCACCCGCTCCAGTTCGCCGTTGATGCGAAGAATCGGGGGGTTCCCTGAAGACAGGTGCAGGTCGGAGGCCTTCTGCTCCATCATCAGGTTGAAGAATGCGTCGATTTTTGCCATAAGTGTCGCCCAGTGCAGTGTTAAGCAAATGAGATACCGCCGATCCGCAGAAAGAGAGCCCGATGCCTTTGCTTGAATCCCAAGCGCGGGAGGAAATCCTCCGATCCGGCCCGATCTCATTTGCCCGCTTCATGAGTCTCGCTCTCTATTGCCCAGTTTTCGGCTATTACGAGACCCACGACAGGACAATCGGCCGTTCTGGAGATTTCTTTACCAGTGTCAGCGTGGGGGATGTCTTTGGTCAGATTTTAGGCTGCCGTTTTGCTACCTGGCTGAAATCGATTCAGCCCGGCGAAACCCACCTGGTGGAGTGCGGTGCCCACGACGGTCGGCTCGCCGGTGACATCCTCGCCTGGCTCAGGAAACACGAACCGGCGCTGTTCGCCTCCCTGACTTACTGGATCGTGGAACCCTCGCCGGTGCGGGAGCAGCGCCAGCAGAATCAGCTGGCCGAGTACGCCCCGCGTGTGCGTTGGGTGGAGGCGCTGCAGAATTTGCCTCGGTTGCGCGGGGTTCTCTTTTCCAACGAACTGCTCGACGCGTTCCCCGTCCATGTCATTCGATGGCACTCGGACTCCGGCCGCTGGCGCGAGCGCGGGGTTGATTGGAGCCCGATCGAGAATCGCTTCGTCTGGGTCGATCTTCCCGAACCACGGATTCACATCGAGACGGAGCTGGCCCGGGCCGGACTGCTCATTCCGTCGGAACTCGCCCAAGTGCTCCCGAATGGGTTCACGGTGGAGCTTTGTCCAGAGGCGCTGGATTGGTGGGCGGCAGCCGCCGGCACGCTGGACGTGGGTTGGATGATCGCCTGCGACTACGGTCTCACCTCGGCGGAGCTGCTTCGGCCGGAACGAACCCGCGGAACACTCCGGGCTTATCGAGACCATCGTGTCATCGACGATGTGCTCGCTGAGCCCGGCACACAGGACCTCACCGCTCATGTTAATTTCTCCGCGGTCGCGTCCTCCGGAGAGGCTCAGGGTTTGGTGACAGAAGATCTGGCGCGTCAGGGCGAGTGTCTGGCTCGGTGGGTTACCGAGGCGTTGTCGCGTGGTGTATTTGCCGACTGGACGCCAGCGCAGCGACGCCAGTTTCAAACGCTGGTTCATCCATCTCATCTGGGCCACGCTTTTCGAATCTTGATACAGTCGAAGGGCGTGGCGGGTGCGGCGGTGGTGTGAGGGGAAGTGGGTGGTAAAAGGGGTTACCGACTCCGTCGGTTCGTTACAAGCTGCTTAGAGAGGGCTACAGCACTCCATAGGTCGGAAGCGCCCTCGCTTTCCGTCTTACTTCTACCCCGCGGTTTTCACTTTTCTCTTGTGATCCTGTTCGCAGCCGGGGTATAGGCCTGCCCGTTCATCGGCGAAAACGCCCCGCGCGTTGGAGTGGATGGATACAAGGAATAGGAGGTTTGTCTGGTAAGGCGTGGTGTGGAGCCCGCTTTCTCAGGCATCAAACACAATACATATCAAACACATGAAACAGATAGGTTTCAGTTCTATGCTGCTACTGTTGGCCATTCCAGCGTCGGCCGGAGTGCTCTTCAGCGATCGGTTCAACTATCCGGATGGTCCGCTTTCTCAAGCGACAGGTTCAGCCTGGGTCTCCCACGGAGGCACGCCTCAGCAACTGAGTGTCATTGACGGAAGTGTTCGCCTGACTCAGCTCGAATCGGAGGATGTCAACGCACCCCTGCCGGGAGGTCCTTACAACCAGGGGGTGCTGTATGCGAGCTTTGTGGTGAACTTAGGGGCGGTGCCGTCCGGCGATGGTGGATTCTTCTTCCACCTTAAGGACGGGGGCAGCACCCAGAAGGCCCGAGTCTTCGTCTCCACCAACGGGGTGGCGCCCGGCCGGTTCAAGTTTGGAATCGCGAACGGGAGTGCCGCGGCGGTCTATGTCGACGAAACTTTCCTGCTGACAACTTCGCATCGGTTGGTGGTTCGCTACCAAGCGGGAAGTCCGACCGGCTCGACGCTGTGGATCGACCCCACCGGTGAGGCCGACACCGCACGCCGGGCCGAGGCGTCGGATGTGAACCGCGCGGCGAGCATCAGCGCGGTGGCTCTGCGGCAATCCCTCGCGAGCGGCGACGGGATGGGGACGATGCTGCTTGACGATCTGCTGGTCGGCACGGAGTTCGGGGACGTCGCGGGGCTGAACACCCCTCCCACGATTAGCCGCATCGCCGATCAAAGCACCGGCGCGAACCAGCCAGTTGGGCCGATCCCCTTCCGGGTTGAGGATGCTGAGTCGGAGCCGGGGCAACTCCGGGTCACGCTGACCTCATCCAATCCGGAAGTGTTGTCGGCCAAGGGAGCCGCGTTCCAGGGCACGGGTGCTGAACGGTCCCTACGGTTGGCGCCGAATCCAGATGCGCAAGGGGTGGCGGACGTGACCCTGACGGTCAGCGATGGGCTCAAGAGTTCCGCGTCGCTCTTTCGATTGACGGTGGGAGCTCCTTCCTTGACGGGGCCAAGTCGTGTGGAGATTCCAGTCAACGGCGAATCGGGTTCGTTGGAGTTTCTGGTGTCTGATCGAGAGTCGCAGCCGGAGCAACTCACGATCATGGCGCAGTCCTCCAACACCAAGCTCTTCCCCGCTGATTCCATTCGATGGTCCGGGCGGGCGTCTTCTCGGCGGCTTTCGTTAAGGCCGGCGGCCGACCAGAGTGGAGACAGCCAGATCA
This is a stretch of genomic DNA from Verrucomicrobiales bacterium. It encodes these proteins:
- a CDS encoding type IV pilus twitching motility protein PilT, which codes for MAKIDAFFNLMMEQKASDLHLSSGNPPILRINGELERVDYPPLESDQLKGLLYEITPEFKIKQFEETGDVDFGYEIPNVSRFRANFYNQKNGVGAVFRQIPSKVLSFEDFEKFDAPLPPVLKKFAMLHRGLVLVTGPTGSGKSTTLAAMVDYANKNRKDHILTVEDPIEFVHESKNSLVNHREVGLHTKSFSSALKGALREDPDIILVGEMRDLETIELAITAASTGHLVFGTLHTQSAAKTVDRIIDVFPADQQNKIRATLSEALRGVVAQNLFKRIDKKGRVAGLEILVFTTAIANLVREGKTHQLPGMIQVGKKLGNQPLDDSIMEHLRMKRISPEDAYDKCLDKKKFRPFLTTPPLDDDI
- a CDS encoding SAM-dependent methyltransferase; translation: MPLLESQAREEILRSGPISFARFMSLALYCPVFGYYETHDRTIGRSGDFFTSVSVGDVFGQILGCRFATWLKSIQPGETHLVECGAHDGRLAGDILAWLRKHEPALFASLTYWIVEPSPVREQRQQNQLAEYAPRVRWVEALQNLPRLRGVLFSNELLDAFPVHVIRWHSDSGRWRERGVDWSPIENRFVWVDLPEPRIHIETELARAGLLIPSELAQVLPNGFTVELCPEALDWWAAAAGTLDVGWMIACDYGLTSAELLRPERTRGTLRAYRDHRVIDDVLAEPGTQDLTAHVNFSAVASSGEAQGLVTEDLARQGECLARWVTEALSRGVFADWTPAQRRQFQTLVHPSHLGHAFRILIQSKGVAGAAVV